The genomic stretch GATAGAAGTACCAATAAAGCACATTATTACTAATATTTTAAATTGATAGGGACTTATTTTCCAATTGTCTAACATATTGTTCTCCTTACTTTTATTTAAAAATATNATACTATAAGTAACAGTAGTGGTAGAAAAAAAGCATATGTCATCACATAAGGTATCCAAGTTGTGGAGCTCCATATAACAGCGTAGATGCTATTGGGATATACTACTAAAGATAGAACTACTAAAATCATACCCAAGGGTAGAGTAAGTGGACGATAATCCTTCAAGTTTAAGATTTGAGCGAGGCCTAAAGCGGAGCCATAAAAATATAGGATTATCTTATAAAAAATAGTAATGAACCATATTATAGCTATTATTGCTTCGATCCTTTGTATAATGTTTCCCAAACTTATCTTTTTAGCTAGTGCATAGCTTGGAAATGCATTTCGTGCTGTCATATCATATCCTAGTACCAAAACACATAAGACTGTTATGAGAAATATTACAATTCCTCCTACTAATGAACCGTTTAAAAAGCATTTTTTAGCTTCTTTTATATTATTAACATAAGCAGGAAAAATCATCATAAGGACAATAAGTGTAAGAGAAGAAAAGCTTGCATAAAATAAACCTCCCTTTAGTACTGGTTTTATTCCATATTCAAAAACTGGCTGTATATTTTTAAATTCTATGTCAGGCAAGGTGAAAATTACTAAAATGATGAGAAGCCCAATAAGAAAAGGATATAAAACCTCTGCTGCTCGTGCAAAAGTTTCTAGGCCTAGGCGTGTGCCCATGATAACAATAAGAACAAAAAATATATGGGTGAACTGAATAGGAGCCTCTGGTGTTATTTGTGTGGTTATGAAGTCTCCTGCAATCCACAAAATCATTGCACAATTTATGAATAAATAAGAAACAAATAAAAGAGAAAGAGTTTTTCCCAGCCACTTCCCTAGTACCTTCTCAGTGTACTCTATTAAGGTCATATTGGAAAAATAATTTCCTACAGTATTATAAAGGCATACTACTAATAATCCTAATATATTTCCCACTATAACAGCTAGCCAAGCATCTTGTTTAGCATCTGCGGCTAGGCCTCCTGGGCTAAATAGGATGGAAGTACCAATATAACACATGATTACTAATATTTTAAATTGACGAGGACTTATTTTCTGCTTGTCTAACATATTATTCTCCCTGCTTCTATTTAAAAATATTTAACATGAAAATTTAACCTTTTCTAATCAATATTACAAATAGCAATAGTAATGGTACTACTACCTGTAGTGGTATATGGACATAGGTCGGAACTTTGTCTAAGCCTATTTCTATGTGTTCTGAAAAGTTATTAGCAATTT from Anaeromicrobium sediminis encodes the following:
- a CDS encoding GerAB/ArcD/ProY family transporter — its product is MLDKQKISPRQFKILVIMCYIGTSILFSPGGLAADAKQDAWLAVIVGNILGLLVVCLYNTVGNYFSNMTLIEYTEKVLGKWLGKTLSLLFVSYLFINCAMILWIAGDFITTQITPEAPIQFTHIFFVLIVIMGTRLGLETFARAAEVLYPFLIGLLIILVIFTLPDIEFKNIQPVFEYGIKPVLKGGLFYASFSSLTLIVLMMIFPAYVNNIKEAKKCFLNGSLVGGIVIFLITVLCVLVLGYDMTARNAFPSYALAKKISLGNIIQRIEAIIAIIWFITIFYKIILYFYGSALGLAQILNLKDYRPLTLPLGMILVVLSLVVYPNSIYAVIWSSTTWIPYVMTYAFFLPLLLLIVXYF